One genomic window of Magnolia sinica isolate HGM2019 chromosome 3, MsV1, whole genome shotgun sequence includes the following:
- the LOC131240441 gene encoding probable cytochrome c oxidase subunit 5C-1 yields MAAHKIAHATLTGPSVVKELWIGFMLGLAAGGLWKMHHWNEQRKTRAFYDMLEKGEISVVVEEE; encoded by the coding sequence ATGGCTGCACATAAGATCGCTCATGCCACCTTGACAGGACCGAGCGTGGTCAAGGAGCTCTGGATCGGCTTCATGCTTGGATTGGCTGCAGGAGGCTTGTGGAAGATGCATCATTGGAACGAGCAAAGGAAAACCAGGGCCTTCTATGACATGCTCGAGAAAGGTGAGATCAGTGTTGTTGTTGAAGAAGAATAG